Proteins co-encoded in one Setaria viridis chromosome 9, Setaria_viridis_v4.0, whole genome shotgun sequence genomic window:
- the LOC117839902 gene encoding uncharacterized protein, which yields MELPLPLSPPRAHAALLTCSSTPIAFGLRSHSHPAAPSRGAWPLRARRNKNYRSEEDAATAEPKIITLGRPGKSRRRGNRKQLPQKADADGEGEDEGDDDDERDVAIPEVVTNRMMRRVGVSVGAPLALGVGFFPLFYYLKAVRKVDVPTWIPFGVSFVFFGAALLGVSYGIVSASWDPAREGSLLGWNEARRNWPVFWDSLRGRSRG from the coding sequence ATGGAGCTGCCGCTCCCGCTCTCCCCTCCGCGCGCCCACGCCGCCCTCCTCACCTGCAGCTCCACTCCCATCGCCTTCGGGCTCCGCTCCCACTCCCACCCAGCCGCTCCGAGCCGCGGCGCTTGGCCGCTCCGAGCCCGCAGGAACAAGAACTACCGGAGCGAGGAGGACGCGGCCACCGCGGAGCCCAAAATCATCACCCTCGGCCGGCCGGGgaagagccggcggcggggcaacAGGAAGCAGCTGCCGCAGAAGGCAGACGccgacggcgaaggcgaggacgagggtgacgacgacgacgagcgcgaCGTGGCGATCCCGGAGGTGGTGACGAACCGGATGATGCGGCGCGTGGGGGTGTCGGTGGGCGCGCCGCTGGCGCTGGGCGTGGGCTTCTTCCCGTTGTTCTACTACCTCAAGGCGGTGCGGAAGGTGGACGTGCCGACGTGGATCCCCTTCGGCGTCTCCTTCGTCTTCTTCGGCGCCGCGCTGCTCGGGGTCAGCTACGGCATCGTGTCGGCCAGCTGGGACCCCGCCAGGGAGGGCTCCCTGCTCGGCTGGAACGAGGCGCGCCGCAACTGGCCCGTCTTCTGGGACTCGCTCCGGGGCCGCTCGCGTGGATAG